The Opitutaceae bacterium genome has a window encoding:
- a CDS encoding fatty acid CoA ligase family protein → MVVGRPANVARYLPDGAVRQPHSPALLVPRGRRPDGSIHYLALTRAELNAEADAWAQRLTEAGVRPGMRILLMVRPGLSLISICFALFKAGAVPVVIDPGMGLQGFLRCVERSQPEAVVGTTLAIVVSRVFARMFRSVKIRSRVGHDQPIAGREPLSPFPIAPTTDRDLAAVLFTSGSTGPAKGVCYEHGMFEAQVTAVRETYGICPGEIDLPMLPIFALFNPALEMTTVVPEINPSRPATVDPAAIVQAIRQCAVTNSFGSPVLWKKIADHCIRMGETLPSLKRILMAGAPVPPDLMRDFRKIAPNGHTHSPYGATEVLPVASIRDTAVLEETAARTRSGAGTCVGRPLPGVEVRIIRSTPTVLASIDDVVSLPAGEIGEILVTGPTVTRSYDHLPEATARAKVRDGDRVWHRMGDLGYLDTEGRLWFCGRQAEAVQTVDAIFHTDCCEAVFNAHREVRRTALIGWKDKGSVVPAIVIEPVRGTVIGNRRAEQRLVEELAELGRSQTHTASIRRFFFHPGFPVDVRHNAKIHRLQLASHFAGKKPMEA, encoded by the coding sequence ATGGTCGTCGGCAGACCCGCCAATGTGGCGCGGTATCTCCCGGATGGTGCGGTCCGTCAGCCCCACTCTCCGGCCTTGCTCGTTCCCAGGGGACGCCGGCCGGACGGGTCGATTCATTACCTGGCCCTCACCCGAGCCGAGCTGAACGCGGAGGCCGATGCCTGGGCCCAGCGCCTGACTGAGGCCGGGGTCCGACCCGGCATGCGGATCCTTCTCATGGTAAGGCCGGGACTTTCCCTGATTTCGATCTGCTTCGCCCTTTTCAAGGCGGGCGCCGTCCCGGTGGTCATCGATCCGGGGATGGGGCTGCAGGGCTTTCTCCGCTGTGTCGAACGTTCGCAACCAGAGGCGGTCGTCGGGACCACTCTCGCGATCGTCGTCTCGCGGGTTTTTGCCCGAATGTTCCGTTCCGTGAAGATTCGTTCCCGGGTCGGGCACGACCAGCCGATCGCCGGTCGGGAGCCGCTGTCACCGTTTCCCATTGCCCCGACGACCGATCGGGACCTGGCGGCGGTGCTCTTCACTTCGGGCTCCACCGGTCCGGCCAAGGGGGTCTGCTATGAGCACGGCATGTTTGAGGCCCAGGTCACCGCCGTCCGCGAAACCTACGGCATTTGCCCGGGAGAGATCGATCTTCCCATGCTCCCCATCTTTGCCCTTTTCAACCCGGCGCTGGAAATGACCACCGTCGTCCCGGAGATCAATCCAAGCCGGCCGGCCACGGTCGATCCGGCGGCGATCGTGCAGGCGATCCGCCAATGCGCGGTCACCAACAGTTTCGGGTCCCCGGTCCTCTGGAAGAAGATCGCCGATCACTGCATCCGGATGGGCGAAACCCTGCCCTCCCTGAAACGGATTCTCATGGCCGGGGCCCCCGTACCGCCCGATCTGATGCGGGATTTTCGCAAGATCGCCCCCAACGGGCATACCCACTCGCCTTACGGCGCGACCGAGGTGCTGCCGGTCGCCAGCATCCGGGACACCGCTGTCCTGGAGGAGACCGCAGCGCGCACCCGGTCCGGCGCAGGCACTTGTGTGGGTCGGCCACTGCCCGGAGTCGAGGTCAGGATCATCCGGTCGACTCCCACCGTGCTGGCGTCCATCGACGACGTCGTCAGCCTGCCGGCCGGAGAGATCGGCGAGATTCTCGTGACCGGGCCGACCGTCACCCGCAGTTATGACCATCTGCCCGAGGCCACCGCCCGGGCCAAGGTTCGGGACGGGGACCGCGTCTGGCATCGGATGGGTGACCTCGGGTATCTCGATACCGAGGGCCGACTCTGGTTCTGCGGTCGTCAGGCCGAAGCCGTCCAGACCGTGGACGCGATCTTCCATACCGATTGCTGTGAAGCGGTCTTCAACGCACATCGCGAGGTCCGGCGCACCGCCCTGATCGGATGGAAGGACAAAGGCTCAGTCGTCCCGGCCATCGTGATTGAGCCCGTTCGGGGCACGGTGATCGGAAACCGTCGCGCCGAGCAACGCCTGGTCGAAGAGCTTGCCGAACTGGGCCGGTCCCAAACCCATACCGCCTCGATCCGCCGTTTCTTCTTCCACCCGGGATTTCCGGTCGACGTCAGGCATAACGCCAAGATCCACCGGCTCCAACTGGCCTCCCATTTCGCAGGGAAGAAACCGATGGAGGCGTGA
- a CDS encoding Gfo/Idh/MocA family oxidoreductase has translation MHSRVKVGLVGCGAIAPAYMENLGGNLSSGLEVVACSDLNHELAVKLAEKYGIAKACPTEVLLADPEIDLVLNLTPAPAHLAVSTMILQAGKHLFSEKPLCLDLGDAARLLDLARSRGLSVGGAADTFLGAGLQMARRLIEDGRIGEPVACTTLVSIPMRQNRRYHQVFKGTVLDLGPYYVTALVHLFGPVRRVVGLAPVRSPTKIDAASGETFELERASTAAAVLEFESGVTSTFLASEDVHGYFPRVEVFATTGRMTLSDANAYSGPIKVETHSGSETIEPGPGDGYVSPKRGLGVAEMAAALKAGREPLANGDLMLHTLEILLAIHRASETRTCTEIASRAKQPRLLAQGEIVVVPAGPDQ, from the coding sequence ATGCATTCCAGGGTGAAAGTCGGACTCGTCGGGTGCGGAGCGATCGCCCCGGCCTATATGGAGAATCTCGGTGGGAACCTTTCATCGGGTTTGGAGGTGGTGGCCTGTTCGGACCTGAATCACGAGCTGGCGGTCAAGCTGGCCGAGAAATACGGGATTGCGAAAGCCTGCCCGACCGAAGTCCTCCTGGCCGATCCGGAGATCGACCTGGTCCTCAATCTCACCCCCGCCCCGGCTCATCTGGCGGTCAGCACGATGATTCTGCAGGCGGGAAAACACCTCTTTTCGGAAAAGCCGCTCTGTTTGGATCTCGGCGATGCGGCCCGCCTCCTTGACCTGGCCCGAAGCCGCGGCCTCTCGGTTGGGGGAGCGGCCGATACCTTCCTCGGCGCGGGACTGCAAATGGCCCGGCGGCTGATTGAAGACGGGCGTATTGGTGAACCGGTCGCCTGCACCACCCTGGTATCCATTCCGATGAGACAGAATCGGCGCTACCATCAGGTCTTCAAGGGAACCGTTCTCGATCTCGGGCCCTATTATGTGACCGCGCTGGTCCATCTCTTTGGTCCCGTCCGGCGCGTCGTCGGGCTCGCGCCGGTGCGTTCGCCGACAAAAATCGATGCGGCCTCGGGAGAGACTTTTGAACTGGAACGCGCTTCCACCGCCGCCGCAGTCCTGGAATTCGAGTCGGGGGTGACCTCGACCTTTCTCGCCTCGGAGGACGTGCATGGCTACTTTCCCCGGGTCGAGGTCTTTGCCACGACGGGTCGAATGACCTTGAGCGATGCCAATGCCTATTCCGGACCAATCAAGGTGGAGACCCACTCGGGGTCGGAAACCATTGAACCAGGACCCGGAGATGGTTATGTCTCGCCCAAGCGGGGCCTAGGAGTGGCCGAGATGGCCGCCGCCTTGAAGGCCGGTCGGGAACCCCTCGCCAACGGGGATCTTATGCTCCACACCCTCGAAATCCTTCTCGCCATTCACCGGGCCTCGGAAACTCGCACCTGTACGGAGATCGCCAGCCGCGCGAAGCAACCTCGTCTCTTGGCGCAAGGGGAGATTGTCGTTGTGCCCGCCGGGCCGGATCAGTGA
- a CDS encoding NAD-dependent epimerase/dehydratase family protein: protein MPDPSPPFDSTVLVTGASGFVGGALANRLLDQGRKVRVVCRSPVPALQARGAEWVRADLADPAAIRGSCQGMGTVFHVGAKVGIWGRLADFQSINVEGTQALINGCRDFEVPRLVFTSSPSVVFNGQPLQGADESLPYGRRIPAHYAATKALAEAAVLKADDPGGLRTIALRPHLVWGPGDTNLVPRVIERARAGRLRIVGDGKNRVDLTHINNVVEAHLQAERRLFETPDRVGGRAYFITNDEPVVLWDWISQLLEQLNIPPIRKQISYRSARRLGAACEGLWSTLRLPGEPPMTRFVASELAKDHWFSIGRARADLGYVPGVSMAEGLEQLLVNLSNRSL, encoded by the coding sequence ATGCCGGATCCTTCACCACCTTTCGACAGCACTGTCCTCGTGACGGGTGCCAGCGGTTTTGTCGGCGGCGCTCTGGCCAATCGACTCCTCGACCAGGGACGAAAGGTCCGGGTCGTCTGCCGTTCACCGGTCCCGGCATTGCAGGCAAGGGGTGCCGAATGGGTGCGGGCGGATCTGGCTGATCCGGCTGCGATTCGCGGATCCTGCCAGGGGATGGGGACGGTCTTTCATGTCGGGGCCAAGGTGGGGATCTGGGGCCGGTTGGCCGATTTCCAGTCGATCAATGTCGAAGGAACCCAGGCCCTGATCAATGGATGTCGGGATTTCGAGGTGCCGCGCCTCGTCTTCACCAGTTCGCCCAGTGTCGTCTTCAACGGTCAACCGTTGCAGGGTGCCGACGAGTCGCTCCCCTATGGTAGGAGGATTCCCGCCCACTACGCCGCGACCAAGGCCCTCGCCGAAGCAGCTGTCCTCAAAGCGGACGACCCGGGCGGATTGCGGACCATCGCCCTCCGACCGCACCTGGTCTGGGGTCCCGGTGACACCAATCTTGTTCCAAGAGTGATCGAGAGAGCCCGGGCGGGTCGGCTCCGCATCGTTGGAGATGGGAAGAATCGGGTTGATCTGACCCATATCAACAACGTGGTTGAGGCCCACCTTCAGGCGGAACGTCGCCTCTTCGAAACTCCGGACCGTGTCGGGGGCCGTGCCTACTTTATCACCAATGATGAACCGGTCGTCCTCTGGGACTGGATCAGTCAATTGCTCGAACAGTTGAACATCCCCCCGATCCGCAAACAGATCAGCTACCGATCCGCCCGTCGCCTCGGAGCGGCCTGCGAAGGCCTCTGGTCGACCCTCCGATTGCCCGGTGAACCGCCCATGACCCGTTTCGTTGCTTCCGAACTGGCCAAAGACCATTGGTTCTCCATCGGACGTGCCCGGGCCGATCTGGGATACGTTCCGGGCGTCTCGATGGCGGAGGGACTGGAGCAATTGCTCGTCAATCTCTCGAACCGGTCCCTTTGA
- the rarD gene encoding EamA family transporter RarD has translation MRPENVKGGVAAASAFLLWGFLPIYWKQLAAEPAFEVIAHRWFWTALLLTGILASTGRLGLLRAEFRSAPIFASHAIRAVLLATNWLTYVWAVFHERILEASLGYFLVPLVNVALGMIFLKERLNLPQWIAVGFAVIGVGFFAFQTGGLPWVPLVIAFSFGFYGLLRKRASVGALSGAAIEMNALLPIAFIGLLILQVRGEGVFLHESTRVDLLLVGTGVITAIPLVLFGYCSGRITLTSIGLFQYLAPTVKFVIGLWIYHEPFTMTQLAGFVFIWTALAIYSWNGLWFERRRPIPVVPE, from the coding sequence GGCTTTTCTGCTCTGGGGATTTCTGCCCATCTACTGGAAGCAACTGGCGGCCGAACCGGCGTTTGAGGTGATTGCCCACCGCTGGTTCTGGACGGCGCTCCTGTTGACGGGAATCCTGGCGTCAACCGGCCGGCTCGGGCTGCTCCGGGCGGAATTCCGGTCCGCTCCGATTTTCGCCTCCCACGCGATCCGTGCCGTCCTGTTGGCGACCAACTGGCTGACCTATGTCTGGGCGGTCTTTCATGAACGGATTCTCGAGGCCAGCCTCGGCTATTTCCTGGTCCCCCTTGTCAATGTGGCTCTCGGGATGATCTTCCTGAAGGAACGGTTGAACCTCCCTCAATGGATCGCGGTCGGCTTTGCGGTGATCGGAGTGGGTTTCTTCGCCTTCCAGACGGGTGGCCTGCCCTGGGTCCCGCTGGTCATCGCCTTTTCCTTTGGCTTCTACGGATTGCTTCGGAAGCGGGCGTCGGTCGGTGCCCTCAGCGGGGCGGCGATCGAGATGAATGCCCTCCTGCCGATTGCCTTCATCGGGCTGCTCATTCTTCAGGTCCGCGGCGAAGGCGTATTCCTGCACGAATCGACCCGGGTGGACCTCCTTCTGGTCGGCACGGGGGTGATCACGGCGATCCCGCTCGTCCTCTTCGGCTACTGTTCCGGGCGGATCACCCTGACCTCGATCGGCCTGTTTCAGTATCTCGCGCCCACGGTAAAATTCGTCATCGGCCTGTGGATCTATCACGAACCGTTCACCATGACACAGCTGGCAGGCTTCGTCTTCATCTGGACCGCCCTCGCCATTTACTCGTGGAACGGCCTCTGGTTCGAGCGGAGGAGGCCGATTCCGGTTGTGCCGGAGTAG